One bacterium genomic window, GCGGTGGTCACCATCCTTGCCCCGACCGATGGCCAGCGGTATCGGGCCGGCGATTCGATCTTCGTTACGGTGTCGGTGGCGGGCATCGCCATCGGCGCGCCCACACAGCATGCCGACCGTTGCGGCCTGACGCTTTCCCCGCAGGGGCAACACACCCACATCATCCTCGATGACCGGCCGCCGCTTTCGCATCACGGCCTGGGCAAGCCGGTCTTCGCCGGAGTGGCCACTCCGGGTGTGCATCACCTGCGCGTTTACGCCTGCCGCAGCTGGCATGAGAGCATCAAATCGCCGGGATCGTTCCGGATGGTCACGATCCATGTCGACGACACTCTGGCTCCCGCGCCCGGGCCCGTGCTGACGCTCAACTGGCCGCAGGGGGAATTCGAGGGCCAGGAGGGTCGTGCCATACTTCTCGACTTTCTCGTTTCCGGTTGCGCCATCGGGCCGGAGGATCATCGTGTGCGCCTCACGGTCGATAGTGCCCCGACAATCTTGCATGATTTGGTCCCGTATGTTCTGACCGATCTGTCCCCGGGTGCGCATCACCTGCGAGTGGAATTGATGACACCCGACGGTGCGACTGCGGTTGGCCGGTTCACAGTCACCGAGCGCACCATCGTCATTAAGTGATTATTGTCCAATAGGTTGAATATTTAAGCTCCGACGCAGCCGGTCCGGTCATTGTCGCAACTGGCTAGCTCGTTATCCCCATTTGCGCTGGAATCCCGGCACGGTATAATCACTGCGAGTAACGACGATGGCGGGGCCGTTGTCGTACTCTGAGGCGGAGGCTACCGTGTCGACTGGCCGTGGTACCGGAATCACCCTGGGGATCATTCTCTTCTTTGTCGGGCTGGGTGTCGGCTTGCATCAGAACACCAGCGGCGACCGGACGCCACCTTCGACTGGCGACAGCATCACCGCCAGCGCCGCCGCCAACGAGTATCAGGCGGAGACGGACACCGGCTCCTCCGGGTTGAGTGCGGGAGTCTTTGCGCCGGATGGATTCGCGGATGTCGCCGAACGGGTGGCGCCGGCGGTCGTGAACGTGTCCTCCGAGCGGGTCGTGGTCACCCGTGATCGCGTTTACACTCCCTTCGGCAGCGATCCCTTCTTCGATTTCTTCGGCCCGCGGGTTTTCTCGATACCCCGCCAGCGCCGCGAGACCTCGCTGGGCTCCGGCGTGATCGTCAGCCCCGATGGCATCGTGCTGACCAACAATCACGTGATCGAGGGCGCCGACCAGATCCAGGTCATTCTCTACGACGGACGTCGCTTTGATGCCCGTCTGCTCGGGACCGATCCGGCCACCGATGTGGCGGTCCTCAAAGTCGACGGCGAAAACCTGCCGGCCGTGCCGATCGGCAACTCCGACCGGGTGCGCATCGGGCAGGTGGTGCTGGCCTTCGGCAACCCGTTTGGCATCGGCCAGACGGTGACCATGGGCATCATCTCCGCGGTCGGGCGCTCGGAGCTGGGCTTGGTCGACTACGAGAACTTCATTCAGACCGACGCGGCGATCAATCCCGGCAACTCCGGCGGCGCGCTGGTGGACGCGCAGGGGCGTCTGATCGGCATCAACACGGCGATCTTCTCGCGCTCGGGCGGCTACCAGGGGATCGGCTTCGCGGTGCCGATCACGATTGCGCAGGGCGTGTTGCGCGGGATTCTCGCCACCGGCAAGATTCAGCGCGGCACGATTGGCGTATCGGTGCAGGATCTCGACGCGGCCATGGCCGAGGCCTTTGGCCTGGCCGACCGACGCGGCGCGTTGATCAACGAGGTCGCCGAGGGCTCGCCGGCCGCCCGCGCCGGGCTGCGCCATGGCGATGTGATCATCACCTACGATGGCAAGCCGATCAACGACGCGCTCGAACTGCGCCGCTCGGTGGCGCTGACCCCGGTCGGCAACAAAGTGGAGATTGGCTTTGTGCGCGGCGGCGAACGCCACACGATGACCGTCGCCGTCGCCGAAATGGAAACCGAATTCACCTACCGTCCCGACAGCCAATCCGCCCAAGGCAGCGTCCTGCAGGGCATCGTTGTCGAGGCCCTCGACCGGCGCACCAGCGAGCGGCTCAACCTCCGCGCCCAGACCGGCGTGATCGTCAAGGACATTCTCTCCGGTTCCCCCGCCGAACGCTCCGGATTGCGCGTCGGCGATGTCATCCTCGAGATGAACCGCGAAGCCGTCGGCGGCGTCGAGGATTTCAGGCGCCTGCTGACGAAATACGAGGGCGGTTCCATCGTCTTGTTGTTGTCGCGGGGCGGGGCCTTGTACTACCTTTCGTTGCCCGGCGCCTGAGCCGGTGAACAACCGCCATGAGACCACGCGCAAGCATCCTGCTTTTGACCCTGCTGTTGGCCGCCTGCGGCTCGGAGAAGACCGCGCCCGAGTCGACCGCCAAAACCGAGCACGCCGTCAAACCCACCGTCACCGTGCCGCCGGCCCCGCAATTCTACGAAGGCACGCCCTACTGGCTCACGCGCAGCGCCCATTGGCCCGCCGTCATGGAGTGGACCCTCGGCCCCGAGGGCGAGTACGTCTTCGACAGTCTCACGCTGCGTCTCTCCGGCAAGGTGCTCCAGAGCTTCATCTCCGGTCCGAAAGGCAAAGAGCACCCGCTCATGTGCTGGTTTGATCTGTCGGTGCGCCCCATCCCGCGCAAGCTGATCGGCTATTCCTTCAACATCGACTCGGTGGTCTTCCACGATCCGATCAAGAAACGGCGCCTCCGCTCGCTGCCGATGCTCTCCTCCGAGCGCCACACCGAGATGGGCGTGGTCCGCACCACCTTCAGCAACAACCTGGCGGTGCTCTACACCCCCGATCTGGAGGAAGACCAGCCGCTGGAGCCGACCGTCTACATTACCAGCGTCGAGAAGAAGACCATCAAGGTT contains:
- a CDS encoding DegQ family serine endoprotease, with product MSTGRGTGITLGIILFFVGLGVGLHQNTSGDRTPPSTGDSITASAAANEYQAETDTGSSGLSAGVFAPDGFADVAERVAPAVVNVSSERVVVTRDRVYTPFGSDPFFDFFGPRVFSIPRQRRETSLGSGVIVSPDGIVLTNNHVIEGADQIQVILYDGRRFDARLLGTDPATDVAVLKVDGENLPAVPIGNSDRVRIGQVVLAFGNPFGIGQTVTMGIISAVGRSELGLVDYENFIQTDAAINPGNSGGALVDAQGRLIGINTAIFSRSGGYQGIGFAVPITIAQGVLRGILATGKIQRGTIGVSVQDLDAAMAEAFGLADRRGALINEVAEGSPAARAGLRHGDVIITYDGKPINDALELRRSVALTPVGNKVEIGFVRGGERHTMTVAVAEMETEFTYRPDSQSAQGSVLQGIVVEALDRRTSERLNLRAQTGVIVKDILSGSPAERSGLRVGDVILEMNREAVGGVEDFRRLLTKYEGGSIVLLLSRGGALYYLSLPGA